A genomic window from Silene latifolia isolate original U9 population chromosome Y, ASM4854445v1, whole genome shotgun sequence includes:
- the LOC141628678 gene encoding protein FAR1-RELATED SEQUENCE 5-like, translating to MMFFKIIDGKYECVRHDMIHNHEFCHPNEVHHLRCHRKVDSISVKYLLHLQSNGIRLADGMRSLAKEAGSSAIVGFEYGDVATAIKKAGKKKFDVTDCNTLINILKQRAASEEDFYYDFELDENNALVSVFFRDKIMRQDYEAYYELLGNDGTYCTNKYDMISAPFVGINNHTRICLFGVGLMLNECTESFEWLYGTFLKSMGGIQPKTIMTDQSKAMSNAIKVCFPHSKHRLCMWHLFKNSVAHLGRLKESLGFNKLFSRILKRCHTEEELRGRLV from the coding sequence ATGATGTTTTTTAAGATTATTGATGGTAAATATGAGTGTGTACGACATGATATGATTCATAATCATGAGTTTTGTCATCCTAATGAAGTTCACCATTTAAGATGTCACAGAAAGGTTGATTCTATTTCAGTTAAATACCTTTTGCATTTGCAAAGCAATGGTATTCGTTTAGCTGATGGGATGAGGTCATTGGCAAAGGAGGCGGGGAGTTCTGCTATAGTTGGTTTTGAGTATGGTGATGTTGCGACTGCTATAAAAAAGGCAGGGAAAAAGAAGTTTGATGTTACAGATTGTAATACTCTTATAAATATTTTGAAGCAGAGGGCCGCAAGTGAGGAGGATTTTTATTACGATTTCGAGTTGGATGAGAATAATGCTTTAGTAAGTGTATTTTTTAGGGATAAGATAATGAGGCAGGATTATGAAGCTTATTATGAGCTTCTTGGAAATGATGGAACCTATTGTACGAATAAATACGATATGATTAGTGCGCCATTTGTTGGGATTAACAATCATACTCGAATTTGTTTGTTCGGCGTAGGGTTAATGTTGAATGAGTGCACTGAATCGTTTGAGTGGTTGTATGGTACTTTCTTGAAGTCAATGGGAGGTATTCAGCCCAAAACTATTATGACGGATCAATCTAAAGCAATGTCAAATGCTATTAAAGTGTGTTTTCCACATTCAAAGCATAGATTATGCATGTGGCATTTGTTCAAGAATTCAGTTGCTCATCTTGGACGATTAAAAGAGAGCCTTGGTTTTAACAAGTTGTTCAGTCGTATCTTGAAAAGATGTCATACTGAAGAAGAATTAAGGGGACGTTTGGTTTAA